ACGCCCCGAGATCCCGGTGCGCGCCCGCATGGCCGTAGGGCGCGGTGCGGGTGATATTGCGCAGGGAGGGGGTGCGGAAGGCATAGGCATCCGCCGCCCGCCCGGTCACGCGCATCCGGCCCTCGTCGCGGGCGTGGGTTTCGAACCGTGCAGACTTGCCCGGCCCGATCTGCGGCGCCGCCATGGCGTGAAACCCGTGGTCGGTCTGGAATTTTCCCGCGTGGCAGGCCGCACAGCCAGCGGTACCGTAAAACAGCGCCATGCCGCGCCCCTGGGCCGCGTCCAGCCCCTGGCCCGTGCGCAGGTAGGCGTCGAACGGGCTGGTGTCGGAGCGGAACTCGAAGGCCATGAAGGCGGCGATGGCGTTGGAGATGTCGGTGAAGGCGATCTGGTCGGGCGCGGATATCTGCGGGTAGACCCGCGCGAATGCCTTCCCATAGGCGGGGATCGCCGCCACCCGGCGGGAGATCAGGTCCCAGGCGCCGCCCGGCCCGGTGAGGCGGCCCTGGCGCACGGCGGTGGAGATCTCGTTCTCGCCATAGTGGCCGGCCATCTCGTCGGCGCTGAGCACCGGGAACATGGTTTGCGCCGACAGGAGCGATGCGAAGCCCGCGACCATGTCGGCGTCGAGCGGGGTGCGCAACCCACCGGGGCGATCCGGGTCGGTCTCGATCCGGCCGTCGTGGAAGAGCACCGTGAACTCGTGGGCGCCGAGGTTGAAGAGTGCGGGCGCGTTGCGGGGGATGCGTTGTTCGGGCGGGTTGTCGGGATCGGCGCGGCGGGCGGGGCCGAGGCCGGTGCCGCCATCGCCGATGCCCAGTGACAGCCCGTCGGAGGTCCCGAAGGCCGGGTGGTGGCAGGTGGCGCAGGAGACCTCGCGGTTGCCCGACAGGATCGGGTCGTAGAAGAGCAGCTGACCGAGGCGCGCCTCGGCGCCGTCCACCGGGGCGTAGTCGGCATCGGTGACCGGGTCGGGCAGCGGCAGCGCCTCGGCGCGCGCGAGCGGGGCCAGCAGCACGAGCACCAAGGCCGCGATGCACGCGGTGCGGACCGGTCTGCGATGGGTTATCTGCATGGTGCCTCCTCTCCTCTCGGGCGAACCGTGCCGCAGGGGCGGGGCGGAGGCAAGAGCGGCGGTCAGACCGGGTTCTGGGCGCCTGCGAAGAA
The Dinoroseobacter shibae DFL 12 = DSM 16493 genome window above contains:
- a CDS encoding cytochrome-c peroxidase produces the protein MQITHRRPVRTACIAALVLVLLAPLARAEALPLPDPVTDADYAPVDGAEARLGQLLFYDPILSGNREVSCATCHHPAFGTSDGLSLGIGDGGTGLGPARRADPDNPPEQRIPRNAPALFNLGAHEFTVLFHDGRIETDPDRPGGLRTPLDADMVAGFASLLSAQTMFPVLSADEMAGHYGENEISTAVRQGRLTGPGGAWDLISRRVAAIPAYGKAFARVYPQISAPDQIAFTDISNAIAAFMAFEFRSDTSPFDAYLRTGQGLDAAQGRGMALFYGTAGCAACHAGKFQTDHGFHAMAAPQIGPGKSARFETHARDEGRMRVTGRAADAYAFRTPSLRNITRTAPYGHAGAHRDLGAFLRHHIRADGGAGRFDPKGTVLPDLAVSDFRVMTDPAQQAEITSARTIEGPVLSEAEIADLMAFLGALEDPGALKGRLGIPAAVPSGLPVARP